The Kitasatospora setae KM-6054 genome contains a region encoding:
- a CDS encoding bifunctional lysylphosphatidylglycerol flippase/synthetase MprF, which produces MREHPSLDYVLEMISIHAESDNPSSFLAVNEGNSYFALPGRDGVIVYRPAGRYLVQFGGPFAPASSYADLVDGFAEFARRQRRTVVGIQLQHRDALIHARHGYTLNQVGASYAVDLEGFTLAGSRHMQLRNKISRAHRGGLTVLEAPYDEWAGAVADVDRRWLPLKGEGAKPLEYLVGQTGGPMQRHRRLFVAVVGSELVGYVSYSPVYGSRPGWMHDLSRRLPDGQTGVMEAVNKAALETFREEGTRWLHFGFTPFTSLADEREIDNHSPGFSWLMRHLWSRGGVVYPAATQLAYKQKWDQSVITTEYVAFSGKPSIEAFVFVWRAANGV; this is translated from the coding sequence ATGCGCGAACACCCGTCCCTGGACTACGTCCTCGAAATGATCAGCATTCACGCCGAGTCCGACAATCCGAGTTCGTTCCTCGCGGTCAACGAGGGGAACTCCTACTTCGCCCTCCCCGGGCGGGACGGCGTGATCGTCTACCGGCCGGCCGGCCGCTACCTGGTGCAGTTCGGGGGGCCCTTCGCCCCGGCCTCCTCGTACGCCGATCTGGTCGACGGTTTCGCCGAGTTCGCCCGGCGGCAGCGGCGCACGGTGGTCGGCATCCAACTACAGCACCGCGACGCCCTGATCCACGCCCGGCACGGCTACACCCTCAACCAGGTCGGCGCCTCCTACGCGGTGGACCTGGAGGGTTTCACCCTCGCCGGATCCCGGCACATGCAACTGCGCAACAAGATCTCCCGCGCCCACCGCGGCGGCCTGACCGTCCTGGAGGCGCCCTACGACGAATGGGCCGGGGCCGTCGCCGACGTGGACCGCCGCTGGCTGCCGCTCAAGGGCGAGGGCGCCAAGCCGCTGGAGTACCTGGTCGGCCAGACCGGCGGACCGATGCAGCGCCACCGCCGACTCTTCGTCGCCGTCGTCGGCTCCGAACTGGTGGGCTACGTCTCGTACTCCCCGGTCTACGGCTCCCGCCCCGGCTGGATGCACGACCTCAGCCGGCGGCTGCCGGACGGCCAGACCGGAGTCATGGAGGCGGTCAACAAGGCCGCGCTGGAGACCTTCCGGGAGGAGGGCACGCGCTGGCTGCACTTCGGATTCACCCCGTTCACCTCCCTCGCCGACGAGCGGGAGATCGACAACCACAGCCCCGGATTCTCCTGGCTCATGCGGCACCTGTGGAGCCGGGGAGGCGTGGTGTACCCGGCGGCGACGCAGCTGGCCTACAAACAGAAATGGGACCAGAGCGTCATCACCACGGAATACGTGGCCTTCTCCGGGAAGCCGAGCATAGAGGCGTTCGTGTTCGTCTGGCGGGCCGCCAACGGGGTGTGA
- a CDS encoding ferritin family protein has protein sequence MSAPIPAETGWDSAPGLLEGAMTLDLTPEQCDLGYWLRGVAQGTLAGRAETGHTDAEPTPEHMRADGPLRDAQVLELSCRSVAEAQATRVLAHYVAQAPDIVELEFFTTQLVDEARHSMVFRRHLLAMGVPADRLHASIAEVSAEYRREVLEPILDFALTTVRDEGDFVGGVAVFTIIIEGVLAPAAELSERKWNLLDPAAGAIARGAAIDEVRHLTVGSSVVRRHLLRRPERKAALLDIVRRGREIWDGIPDRKHVLRREELFQAGMREHADLLAGYEVWPGQPLLSTTPEQRYAMAEQWTDRMAAARLVHMGLPEAIDLLRLTD, from the coding sequence ATGTCCGCACCGATCCCCGCGGAAACCGGATGGGACTCCGCCCCCGGTCTCCTGGAGGGGGCGATGACCCTCGACCTCACCCCGGAGCAGTGCGACCTCGGGTACTGGCTGCGCGGCGTCGCCCAGGGCACCCTGGCCGGACGCGCCGAGACCGGTCACACCGACGCCGAGCCGACGCCGGAGCACATGCGGGCCGACGGACCGCTGCGCGACGCCCAGGTCCTGGAGCTGTCCTGCCGCTCGGTGGCGGAGGCGCAGGCCACCCGGGTCCTCGCCCACTACGTGGCGCAGGCTCCGGACATCGTCGAGCTGGAGTTCTTCACCACCCAGCTGGTCGACGAGGCGCGGCACTCCATGGTGTTCCGCCGGCACCTGCTCGCCATGGGCGTGCCCGCGGACCGGCTGCACGCGAGCATCGCCGAGGTCTCCGCCGAGTACCGGCGCGAGGTCCTCGAACCGATCCTCGACTTCGCCCTGACCACGGTCAGGGACGAAGGGGACTTCGTCGGGGGCGTCGCCGTCTTCACCATCATCATCGAAGGCGTGCTGGCGCCGGCCGCCGAGCTGAGCGAGCGCAAGTGGAACCTGCTCGACCCGGCCGCGGGGGCCATCGCCCGCGGTGCCGCGATCGACGAGGTCCGCCACCTGACGGTCGGCAGCTCCGTGGTGCGCCGGCACCTGCTGCGGCGGCCGGAGCGCAAGGCGGCGCTGCTCGACATCGTCCGCCGGGGGCGGGAGATCTGGGACGGCATCCCCGACCGCAAGCACGTCCTGCGCCGCGAGGAGCTGTTCCAGGCCGGGATGCGGGAGCACGCCGACCTGCTGGCCGGCTACGAGGTGTGGCCCGGCCAGCCCCTGCTGTCGACCACCCCCGAGCAGCGCTACGCCATGGCGGAGCAGTGGACCGACCGGATGGCGGCGGCCCGCCTGGTCCACATGGGCCTGCCCGAGGCGATCGACCTGCTGCGCCTGACCGACTGA
- a CDS encoding pyridoxal-dependent decarboxylase, protein MAALPTGIPFGPDDAAWSTGLDRLRTAGATRVSAPSADPRETYPQLPELPPGRFQLPARGLDATEYAQAEDLFRRYVEDHSSRSLGYQLHWSEDFARRLAPYLGLQLNNIGDPYQHGAFMPNSKVLERAVLDYFASLWNAKWPHRAGDPESYWGYVLTMGASEGNIQALWNARECLSGKPLAGQPRLPADTAHENPNARHPVVFFSRETHYSLTKAVNLLGLDTFHALGSSRYPDANPLGPGTEWPTEVPCVGGVDGPGAIDVEKLSLLVRFFVRRGHPVFVNLNYGSTFKGAFDDVPEAARAVHEICAEYGMAERTFPSDREGTGARPRPGYWIHVDAALGAAYVPYLRMARAAGLVESAPPPFDFRLPQVHSLTVSAHKWMGAPWPCGVFMTRNGLRMPPPRSSEYIGGTDTTLSGSRNGFSALLMWDYLAHHSYDDLARQAAECDRLARLAHERLLKLQSGLGVDLLVSRSPWSLAVRFRRPDEAILRRYSLAYETLLVDGVERPYAHLYVVPHVTEGLIDALLRDLGQPGAFAGGAAA, encoded by the coding sequence ATGGCCGCCCTTCCCACGGGCATACCGTTCGGACCGGACGACGCTGCCTGGAGCACGGGCCTCGACCGGCTGCGCACCGCCGGCGCCACCCGGGTGTCCGCACCCAGCGCGGATCCGCGCGAGACCTACCCCCAGCTGCCGGAACTACCGCCGGGAAGGTTCCAGTTGCCCGCGCGCGGCCTGGACGCGACCGAGTACGCCCAGGCCGAGGACCTCTTCCGCCGCTACGTCGAGGACCACTCCTCCCGCAGCCTCGGCTACCAGCTGCACTGGTCCGAGGACTTCGCCCGCAGGCTCGCGCCCTACCTCGGGCTCCAGCTGAACAACATCGGGGACCCGTACCAGCACGGCGCGTTCATGCCGAACTCGAAGGTGCTGGAACGGGCGGTCCTCGACTACTTCGCCTCGCTGTGGAACGCCAAGTGGCCGCACCGGGCCGGGGACCCGGAGTCCTACTGGGGCTACGTCCTGACCATGGGAGCCAGCGAGGGCAACATCCAGGCCCTGTGGAACGCCCGCGAGTGCCTGTCCGGCAAACCGCTGGCCGGGCAGCCGCGCCTCCCGGCGGACACCGCCCACGAGAACCCGAACGCGCGGCACCCGGTGGTGTTCTTCAGCCGGGAGACGCACTACTCGCTCACCAAGGCGGTCAACCTCCTGGGGCTCGACACCTTCCACGCGCTGGGCAGCAGCCGCTATCCGGACGCCAACCCCCTGGGCCCCGGCACCGAGTGGCCCACCGAGGTCCCGTGCGTCGGGGGCGTCGACGGGCCCGGCGCCATCGACGTGGAGAAGCTGTCCCTGCTGGTGCGCTTCTTCGTCCGCCGGGGACACCCGGTGTTCGTCAACCTCAACTACGGCTCCACCTTCAAGGGCGCCTTCGACGACGTGCCCGAAGCCGCCCGGGCGGTGCACGAGATCTGCGCCGAGTACGGCATGGCCGAACGGACCTTCCCCTCCGACCGGGAAGGGACCGGCGCCAGGCCCCGGCCCGGCTACTGGATCCACGTGGACGCCGCGCTGGGGGCCGCCTACGTTCCTTACCTGCGGATGGCCCGAGCGGCCGGCCTGGTCGAGTCGGCACCGCCCCCCTTCGACTTCCGGCTGCCGCAGGTCCACTCCCTCACGGTGAGCGCCCACAAGTGGATGGGCGCCCCCTGGCCCTGCGGCGTCTTCATGACCCGCAACGGGCTGCGGATGCCCCCGCCGCGTTCCTCCGAGTACATCGGCGGCACCGACACGACGCTGTCGGGATCGCGCAACGGCTTCTCCGCCCTGCTGATGTGGGACTACCTCGCCCACCACTCCTACGACGACCTGGCCCGGCAGGCCGCCGAGTGCGACCGCCTCGCCCGGCTGGCCCACGAGCGGCTGTTGAAGCTGCAGAGCGGCCTCGGCGTCGACCTCCTCGTCTCGCGCAGCCCGTGGTCCCTGGCCGTGCGCTTCCGCCGCCCGGACGAGGCGATCCTGCGCCGCTACTCGCTGGCGTACGAGACGCTCCTGGTGGACGGTGTGGAGCGCCCCTACGCCCACCTGTACGTGG
- a CDS encoding acyl-CoA dehydrogenase family protein produces MRSLDIARDSCERLHPGMIKSFLEVPLMEREAKGSSVVEVFRRHGGPGLLVPAAYGGLGASALDAVRVTRAIGAHSPSLAAASAMHNFTAALLFALAERVVPPGPEQARILARIAPEGMLLASGWAEGRTQQDILDPVMTAEPTERGFLVNGSKKPCSLARSMDLLTASTILPDDDGGTSLVLLLIPADSPGISVHPFWDSPVLAAAQSDEVRLENVHVPERLVVRGTADDPDRLDDIQSGTFVWFELLVTCAYVGAASALTEMVLQRGRGSTTDRAALAVLTESAVLLTEGTARAVDAGLAGEDAVAAALTTRFAVQRALAGIADQAAELLGGIAFIREPEIAYLCSALQPLAFHPPGRTSSSRHLIDYYNGGALRI; encoded by the coding sequence ATGCGATCGCTCGACATCGCCCGTGATTCCTGTGAGCGGCTGCACCCCGGAATGATCAAGTCGTTCCTGGAGGTCCCCCTCATGGAGCGCGAGGCCAAGGGGAGTTCCGTGGTCGAGGTCTTCCGCAGGCACGGCGGGCCGGGGCTGCTGGTGCCGGCCGCCTACGGGGGGCTCGGAGCGAGCGCCCTCGACGCGGTCCGGGTGACCCGGGCGATCGGCGCCCACTCCCCGTCGCTGGCCGCGGCCTCCGCGATGCACAACTTCACCGCCGCGCTGCTGTTCGCGCTCGCCGAGCGCGTGGTGCCGCCGGGGCCGGAGCAGGCGCGGATCCTGGCGCGGATCGCGCCGGAGGGCATGCTGCTCGCCTCCGGCTGGGCCGAGGGCCGGACCCAGCAGGACATCCTCGACCCGGTGATGACGGCCGAACCGACCGAGCGGGGCTTCCTCGTCAACGGCTCCAAGAAGCCCTGCTCGCTGGCCCGTTCCATGGACCTGCTGACCGCGAGCACCATCCTGCCCGACGATGACGGCGGAACGTCGCTGGTGCTGCTGCTCATCCCCGCGGACTCCCCGGGCATCTCGGTGCACCCGTTCTGGGACAGCCCGGTCCTCGCCGCGGCGCAGAGCGACGAAGTGCGGCTGGAGAACGTCCACGTACCGGAGCGGCTGGTCGTCCGGGGAACCGCCGACGACCCCGACCGGCTCGACGACATCCAGAGCGGCACCTTCGTCTGGTTCGAACTCCTGGTGACCTGCGCCTACGTCGGTGCCGCCTCGGCCCTGACCGAGATGGTGCTGCAGCGCGGGCGGGGCAGCACGACCGACCGCGCGGCGCTGGCGGTCCTGACCGAGTCGGCCGTGCTCCTCACGGAGGGCACCGCGCGCGCGGTGGACGCCGGGCTGGCCGGCGAGGACGCCGTGGCGGCGGCCCTGACCACCCGGTTCGCCGTGCAGCGGGCACTGGCCGGGATAGCCGACCAGGCCGCGGAGCTGCTCGGCGGGATCGCGTTCATCCGCGAGCCCGAGATCGCCTACCTCTGCTCGGCCCTCCAGCCGCTCGCCTTCCACCCGCCGGGGCGCACCAGTTCCTCCCGGCACCTGATCGACTACTACAACGGCGGAGCGCTGCGGATCTGA
- a CDS encoding molybdopterin-dependent oxidoreductase produces MPVATHWGSFVAVVDSGRLVRIEPAPDDPAPSPIGPGMVTAADDAARVLRPAVRKGWLDGLPRTGDRARGADAFVEVGWDEALGLVGGELRRVRERYGDAAVFGGSYGWASAGAFHSAQGQLQRFLALGGGYTDSRNTYSTAALEVVLPHVIGGHPWSYQSRMPMWDEIAEHAELVVAFGGLALKNSQINPGGLARHRTRDLQRRCRDAGVRFVNVSPIRSDTADFLDAEWLPVVPNTDTAAMLGIAHTMLVNGWHDEDFLRRCCTGFDRFADYLLGGADGVPKDAAWAARITGLDRAALTGLARRLTERRSVVMVNYAVQRADHGEQPIWMSVVLAAMAGSMGRPGGGWGAGYATMDATGVAPGRPPVASVPAVPNPVPDFIPVARIADTLLHPGRTIDYDGRRLTLPELRLVYWCGGNPFHHHQDLHRLARAWQAPDTVVVHEAWWNTSAKFADIVLPVATGLEREDFAAGFSDPHLTAMPKVREPAGESRTDHRIFAELAERLGYGTEFTESRTESEWVRHLYEQTRSALGEAAALPDYDEFRRRGGAPLPPLTGPFPGGFAELRADPAAHPLPTPSGRIEVFSAEIDSFGYDDCAGHPTWYEPAEWLGGERAGRFPLHLVSNQPASRLHSQYDNGGHSLDSKIRGREPVTINPLDAAARGIADGAVVRVFNDRGGCLAGAILSDEVMPGVVRLSTGAWWDPDQPGLSGTLDRHGNPNVLTADRPCSRLSQGPSALSALVEVEPHGEPLPDVRAFAPPEIER; encoded by the coding sequence ATGCCGGTGGCCACGCACTGGGGCAGTTTCGTCGCGGTGGTCGACTCCGGCCGGCTGGTCAGGATCGAGCCGGCGCCGGACGACCCGGCGCCCTCGCCGATCGGCCCCGGCATGGTGACGGCCGCCGACGACGCCGCCCGGGTGCTGCGCCCCGCCGTGCGCAAGGGCTGGCTGGACGGCCTGCCGCGGACCGGCGACCGGGCGCGCGGCGCGGACGCCTTCGTCGAGGTCGGGTGGGACGAGGCGCTCGGGCTGGTCGGCGGCGAACTGCGCCGGGTCCGGGAGCGGTACGGGGACGCCGCGGTGTTCGGCGGCTCCTACGGCTGGGCGAGCGCGGGCGCCTTCCACAGCGCGCAGGGGCAGTTGCAGCGCTTCCTGGCGCTCGGCGGCGGCTACACCGACTCGCGCAACACGTACAGCACCGCGGCGCTGGAGGTGGTCCTGCCGCACGTGATCGGCGGGCACCCGTGGAGCTACCAGTCCCGGATGCCGATGTGGGACGAGATCGCCGAGCACGCCGAACTCGTGGTGGCGTTCGGCGGCCTGGCCCTGAAGAACAGCCAGATCAACCCGGGCGGCCTGGCCCGGCACCGGACCCGCGACCTGCAGCGCCGCTGCCGCGACGCCGGGGTGCGGTTCGTCAACGTCAGCCCGATCCGCAGCGACACCGCCGACTTCCTCGACGCCGAGTGGCTGCCCGTCGTCCCGAACACCGACACCGCCGCGATGCTCGGCATCGCGCACACCATGCTGGTCAACGGCTGGCACGACGAGGACTTCCTGCGCCGCTGCTGCACCGGCTTCGACCGCTTCGCCGACTACCTGCTCGGCGGGGCCGACGGCGTCCCCAAGGACGCCGCCTGGGCCGCCCGGATCACCGGCCTCGACCGGGCGGCGCTCACCGGCCTGGCCCGCCGCCTCACCGAGCGGCGCTCGGTGGTCATGGTCAACTACGCGGTCCAGCGGGCCGACCACGGCGAACAGCCGATCTGGATGTCCGTGGTGCTGGCAGCGATGGCGGGCTCGATGGGACGCCCCGGCGGCGGCTGGGGCGCGGGCTACGCGACGATGGACGCGACCGGCGTCGCCCCCGGCCGCCCCCCGGTGGCCTCGGTGCCCGCCGTCCCCAACCCGGTGCCGGACTTCATCCCGGTCGCCCGGATCGCCGACACCCTGCTGCACCCGGGCCGGACCATCGACTACGACGGCCGCCGCCTCACCCTGCCCGAGCTGCGCCTGGTCTACTGGTGCGGCGGCAACCCGTTCCACCACCACCAGGACCTGCACCGGCTGGCCCGGGCCTGGCAGGCGCCCGACACGGTGGTGGTGCACGAGGCGTGGTGGAACACCTCGGCCAAGTTCGCGGACATCGTCCTCCCGGTCGCCACCGGCCTGGAGCGCGAGGACTTCGCGGCCGGCTTCTCCGACCCGCACCTCACCGCGATGCCGAAGGTCCGCGAACCGGCCGGCGAGTCGCGCACCGACCACCGGATCTTCGCCGAACTGGCCGAACGGCTCGGCTACGGAACGGAGTTCACCGAGTCGCGGACCGAGTCCGAGTGGGTCAGGCACCTCTACGAGCAGACCAGGAGCGCGCTCGGCGAGGCCGCCGCGCTGCCGGACTACGACGAGTTCCGGCGGCGCGGCGGCGCCCCGCTCCCGCCGCTGACCGGGCCGTTCCCCGGCGGCTTCGCCGAGCTCCGGGCCGACCCGGCGGCCCACCCGCTGCCGACGCCGTCCGGCCGGATCGAGGTCTTCTCGGCCGAGATCGACTCCTTCGGCTACGACGACTGCGCCGGGCACCCGACCTGGTACGAGCCGGCCGAGTGGCTCGGCGGCGAGCGGGCCGGCCGCTTCCCGCTGCACCTGGTCTCCAACCAGCCGGCCTCCCGCCTGCACAGCCAGTACGACAACGGCGGCCACAGCCTCGACTCGAAGATCCGCGGCCGCGAACCGGTGACGATCAACCCGCTGGACGCGGCCGCGCGCGGCATCGCGGACGGCGCGGTCGTCCGGGTCTTCAACGACCGGGGCGGCTGCCTGGCGGGCGCGATCCTCTCGGACGAGGTGATGCCGGGCGTCGTCCGGCTCTCCACCGGCGCCTGGTGGGACCCGGACCAGCCAGGCCTGAGCGGCACGCTCGACCGTCACGGCAACCCGAACGTCCTCACCGCCGACCGGCCGTGCTCGCGCCTCTCGCAGGGGCCGAGCGCGCTCAGCGCGCTGGTCGAGGTCGAACCCCATGGCGAACCCCTGCCCGATGTGCGGGCCTTTGCCCCGCCGGAAATCGAACGCTGA
- a CDS encoding flavin reductase family protein, with protein MTRPSGQAPAATPHAVSRRLTTGVSVLTSAHGGSVHAATASTVAVLSQQPLTLAVSLRRNSVLAELATLSGYFVVNVLTSRQAVLADWFAFPRRPRGRAQFGPVDWRTDTATGIPVLTDHLALLTCRIVGRTAVGADDDLIIAEVTAAEAGRGNPLVNYDGRLLDPEFNAVVRRPGWRPRAHEPVLD; from the coding sequence GTGACGCGGCCGTCGGGACAGGCTCCGGCGGCCACCCCGCACGCCGTCTCCCGCCGGCTCACCACCGGCGTGTCGGTCCTGACCTCGGCCCACGGCGGCTCGGTGCACGCGGCCACGGCGAGCACGGTCGCCGTCCTCTCCCAGCAGCCGCTGACCTTGGCCGTCTCGCTGCGCCGGAACTCGGTGCTCGCCGAACTCGCCACCCTGTCGGGGTACTTCGTCGTCAACGTGCTCACCTCCCGGCAGGCGGTGCTCGCCGACTGGTTCGCCTTCCCGCGCCGGCCGCGGGGACGCGCGCAGTTCGGCCCGGTGGACTGGCGCACCGACACCGCCACCGGCATCCCGGTGCTGACGGACCACCTGGCGCTGCTCACCTGCCGGATCGTCGGCCGGACGGCGGTGGGTGCCGACGACGACCTGATCATCGCCGAGGTGACCGCGGCGGAAGCAGGCCGGGGCAACCCCCTGGTCAACTACGACGGCCGCCTGCTCGACCCCGAGTTCAACGCCGTCGTCCGCCGGCCCGGATGGCGCCCCCGCGCCCACGAACCCGTCCTCGACTAG